A window from Brachyhypopomus gauderio isolate BG-103 chromosome 6, BGAUD_0.2, whole genome shotgun sequence encodes these proteins:
- the LOC143517119 gene encoding uncharacterized protein LOC143517119 isoform X1 produces MLLLRFALVSVIFTEYFAFSQALLDLNCINDYDTEMACQIPAENNCSEYKLDGFFYIQPQEMFTCHFEPVYFRACECKFRVNGFAYRTTFKANLSRKGNVSFTKDIETNESIKPKRPIIISVNMTENGNFLITWDTNYTHRKVFYDSLSAQLTYSVKGDTYNVTTDLLGKNQTKYEIVGRKLRPNSNYAVWARVITNYNNKSSDYSEPYSFSTPSSLQNILKIIVPVSCFILVFFIFTMYHCYLIITREWWDKIPVPKIAPIFEKKVPHFPSFQNEISTVHLETSKLDHTADETCRNSFSNVDISSQHSQHSLGQSGDLSQVIFAQTGYESVEETGSKCEDQAANLHMPTSNKLHKDLQPNNSGSDMRMDCGNSSGSSFSNKCYMASTSGGSCFLDQPIRHSSDMEPLIPTDFEYGPCNGCSGPADTILTQLPPSSSDITVVLGYQSTSEVLDHGNEPEIDASVDQAFISFHTDVSPGIEINCSYQMV; encoded by the exons ATGTTGCTGCTGCGATTTGCCCTCGTCAGTGTCATCTTTACAGAATATTTTG CATTTTCACAGGCTTTACTGGATCTGAATTGTATCAATGATTATGACACAGAAATGGCATGTCAGATACCTGCAGAAAACAACTGCTCTGAATACAAACTTGATGGGTTTTTTTACATACAACCACAAGA AATGTTTACATGCCATTTTGAGCCTGTCTACTTCAGGGCATGTGAATGCAAGTTCCGAGTTAACGGCTTTGCTTATCGCACAACCTTCAAGGCTAATCTGTCAAGAAAAGGAAATGTTTCATTTACCAAAGATATTGAAACTAATGAAAGTA TCAAGCCTAAAAGACCAATCATCATATCAGTCAATATGACAGAAAACGGAAACTTCCTTATCACCTGGGACACCAACTATACCCACAGAAAAGTATTTTATGACAGTCTGTCTGCACAGCTCACCTACAGTGTTAAAGGAGACACTTACAAT gtgaccacagaccttttagGAAAAAATCAAACTAAGTACGAGATTGTGGGCAGAAAACTTAGGCCTAATTCCAACTATGCTGTTTGGGCAAGAGTAATTACAAACTACAATAATAAATCCAGTGACTATAGTGAACCATATAGCTTCAGCACAC CTTCATCCTTACAAAATATTTTGAAGATAATAGTTCCCGTTTCGTGTTTTATTCTGGTCTTCTTCATATTTACCATGTACCACTGTTACCTCAT AATCACGAGGGAGTGGTGGGATAAAATTCCTGTCCCCAAAATAGCTCCCATTTTTGAAAAAAAG GTTCCACACTTCCCATCATTTCAAAATGAGATTTCCACTGTCCATCTTGAAACTTCAAAACTGGACCACACTGCTGATGAGACATG CAGGAATTCATTTTCCAATGTAGACATCAGCAGTCAACACAGTCAGCACAGTCTTGGCCAAAGTGGTGATTTATCTCAAGTGATTTTTGCCCAAACTGGCTATGAGAGTGTGGAAGAAACTGGTTCTAAATGTGAGGACCAAGCAGCAAACCTTCACATGCCAACATCTAACAAGCTTCACAAAGATCTGCAACCAAACAACAGTGGTTCAGATATGCGGATGGATTGTGGGAATAGTTCTGGCTCGTCCTTCAGCAACAAGTGCTATATGGCATCAACTTCTGGGGGCTCCTGTTTTTTGGACCAACCTATTAGACACTCATCCGACATGGAGCCACTGATACCAACAGACTTTGAGTACGGCCCATGTAATGGCTGCTCAGGGCCTGCTGACACCATCCTGACACAGCTCCCTCCCTCCAGCAGTGACATTACTGTCGTTCTTGGATATCAGAGCACCAGTGAGGTCCTGGATCATGGCAACGAACCAGAGATAGATGCGTCTGTGGACCAGGCCTTTATAAGCTTCCACACTGATGTTTCTCCAGGCATTGAAATCAACTGTTCCTATCAGATGGTTTGA
- the LOC143517119 gene encoding uncharacterized protein LOC143517119 isoform X2, with protein sequence MLLLRFALVSVIFTEYFAFSQALLDLNCINDYDTEMACQIPAENNCSEYKLDGFFYIQPQEMFTCHFEPVYFRACECKFRVNGFAYRTTFKANLSRKGNVSFTKDIETNESIKPKRPIIISVNMTENGNFLITWDTNYTHRKVFYDSLSAQLTYSVKGDTYNVTTDLLGKNQTKYEIVGRKLRPNSNYAVWARVITNYNNKSSDYSEPYSFSTPSSLQNILKIIVPVSCFILVFFIFTMYHCYLIITREWWDKIPVPKIAPIFEKKVPHFPSFQNEISTVHLETSKLDHTADETWNSFSNVDISSQHSQHSLGQSGDLSQVIFAQTGYESVEETGSKCEDQAANLHMPTSNKLHKDLQPNNSGSDMRMDCGNSSGSSFSNKCYMASTSGGSCFLDQPIRHSSDMEPLIPTDFEYGPCNGCSGPADTILTQLPPSSSDITVVLGYQSTSEVLDHGNEPEIDASVDQAFISFHTDVSPGIEINCSYQMV encoded by the exons ATGTTGCTGCTGCGATTTGCCCTCGTCAGTGTCATCTTTACAGAATATTTTG CATTTTCACAGGCTTTACTGGATCTGAATTGTATCAATGATTATGACACAGAAATGGCATGTCAGATACCTGCAGAAAACAACTGCTCTGAATACAAACTTGATGGGTTTTTTTACATACAACCACAAGA AATGTTTACATGCCATTTTGAGCCTGTCTACTTCAGGGCATGTGAATGCAAGTTCCGAGTTAACGGCTTTGCTTATCGCACAACCTTCAAGGCTAATCTGTCAAGAAAAGGAAATGTTTCATTTACCAAAGATATTGAAACTAATGAAAGTA TCAAGCCTAAAAGACCAATCATCATATCAGTCAATATGACAGAAAACGGAAACTTCCTTATCACCTGGGACACCAACTATACCCACAGAAAAGTATTTTATGACAGTCTGTCTGCACAGCTCACCTACAGTGTTAAAGGAGACACTTACAAT gtgaccacagaccttttagGAAAAAATCAAACTAAGTACGAGATTGTGGGCAGAAAACTTAGGCCTAATTCCAACTATGCTGTTTGGGCAAGAGTAATTACAAACTACAATAATAAATCCAGTGACTATAGTGAACCATATAGCTTCAGCACAC CTTCATCCTTACAAAATATTTTGAAGATAATAGTTCCCGTTTCGTGTTTTATTCTGGTCTTCTTCATATTTACCATGTACCACTGTTACCTCAT AATCACGAGGGAGTGGTGGGATAAAATTCCTGTCCCCAAAATAGCTCCCATTTTTGAAAAAAAG GTTCCACACTTCCCATCATTTCAAAATGAGATTTCCACTGTCCATCTTGAAACTTCAAAACTGGACCACACTGCTGATGAGACATG GAATTCATTTTCCAATGTAGACATCAGCAGTCAACACAGTCAGCACAGTCTTGGCCAAAGTGGTGATTTATCTCAAGTGATTTTTGCCCAAACTGGCTATGAGAGTGTGGAAGAAACTGGTTCTAAATGTGAGGACCAAGCAGCAAACCTTCACATGCCAACATCTAACAAGCTTCACAAAGATCTGCAACCAAACAACAGTGGTTCAGATATGCGGATGGATTGTGGGAATAGTTCTGGCTCGTCCTTCAGCAACAAGTGCTATATGGCATCAACTTCTGGGGGCTCCTGTTTTTTGGACCAACCTATTAGACACTCATCCGACATGGAGCCACTGATACCAACAGACTTTGAGTACGGCCCATGTAATGGCTGCTCAGGGCCTGCTGACACCATCCTGACACAGCTCCCTCCCTCCAGCAGTGACATTACTGTCGTTCTTGGATATCAGAGCACCAGTGAGGTCCTGGATCATGGCAACGAACCAGAGATAGATGCGTCTGTGGACCAGGCCTTTATAAGCTTCCACACTGATGTTTCTCCAGGCATTGAAATCAACTGTTCCTATCAGATGGTTTGA
- the pdpk1a gene encoding 3-phosphoinositide-dependent protein kinase 1a isoform X2 produces MVRAQVSSSRQHLVSMETPGGLPGPQTHMPPDPLPSQQHKKGPEDFKFGRIIGEGAFSTVVLARELSTGKEYAIKIVEKVHIRKEKKQHYVKRERDILSGLDHPFVVKLYFTFQDVEKLYFGLSYAKNGDLLQYIRKIGSFDEGCTRFYSAEIVCALQHLHSLGIIHRDLKPENILLNEEMHIQITDFGTAKQFSSDSTPTRANSFVGTAQYVSPELLTRKLACKSSDLWALGCITYQLVAGLAPFRAGNEYLIFQKIIKLEYEFPEKFFSKAKDLVEKLLCLDPAHRLGCEEMGGYGLLRAHVFFEGISWEDLHLQTPPKLTPYLPAMAEDDEDYYSNYDDLLSQFENMEVVSSALPPVLSVPASMFRQRSSSNIEQYIRDLDTNSFELDLQFSSDEKRLLLQKQSTGNPWHQFVGNNLILKMGPVDKRKGLFARRRQLLLTEGPHLYYVDPVNKVLKGEIPWSPALRPEAKNFKTFFVHTPNRTYYLMDPSGNADKWCKKIQEVWGKIYHNHQTTGGQGAAGRVLLCQDTS; encoded by the exons ATGGTGAGGGCCCAGGTGAGCTCCAGCCGCCAGCACCTCGTTAGCATGGAGACCCCTGGCGGCCTGCCCggaccccaaacacacatgccGCCCGACCCTCTACCCTCACAACAACACAAGAAAGGACCAGAGGACTTCAAGTTTGGCAGGATCATCGGGGAGGGGGCCTTCTCCACG GTTGTGTTAGCAAGAGAACTGTCAACAGGAAAAGAATACGCAA TCAAGATTGTGGAGAAGGTGCACATTAGGAAGGAGAAGAAACAGCACTAtgtgaaaagagagagggatatCCTGTCAGGGCTGGACCATCCGTTTGTTGTAAAACTCTACTTCACATTTCAAGATGTTGAAAAATTAT ATTTTGGGCTTAGTTATGCAAAGAATGGTGATCTGCTTCAGTACATTCGTAAAATAGGGTCGTTTGATGAAGGCTGTACTAGGTTCTACTCTGCAGAGATAGTGTGTGCTCTCCAACACCTGCATTCACTAGGAATCATTCACAG GGACCTCAAACCAGAAAATATTTTACTGAACGAAGAGATGCACATTCAGATCACTGATTTTGGAACAGCAAAACAGTTTTCCTCCGACAGTACTCCAA caAGGGCAAACTCCTTTGTGGGAACCGCACAATACGTTTCTCCAGAGCTGCTGACCAGAAAGTTGGCCTGTAAGAG tTCGGACCTGTGGGCCCTCGGCTGTATCACGTACCAGCTGGTGGCAGGACTGGCACCTTTCAGAGCAGG GAACGAGTACTTGATATTCCAGAAGATTATTAAACTGGAGTACGAGTTCCCAGAGAAATTCTTTTCTAAAGCCAAGGATCTGGTGGAGAAGCTGTTG TGCTTAGACCCTGCGCACAGGCTGGGCTGTGAGGAGATGGGAGGCTACGGTCTGCTGAGAGCTCACGTCTTCTTTGAGGGCATCTCCTGGGAAGACCTGCACCTCCAGACTCCCCCGAAGCTCACTCCTTACCTACCAGCCATGGCAGAGGATGATGAAGACTACTATAGCAAC TATGATGACCTCCTGAGCCAGTTCGAGAACATGGAGGTGGTGTCTTCTGCGCTTCCACCCGTCCTCTCCGTGCCAGCCTCCATGTTCCGCCAGAGGTCCAGCAGCAATATTGAGCAGTATATCCGTGATCTGGACACCAACTCCTTCGAGTTGGACCTGCAGTTCTCCAGTGATGAGAAACGACTCCTCCTGCAGAAGCAGTCCACTGGGAACCCCTG GCACCAATTTGTTGGAAATAATTTGATACTTAAAATGGGTCCAGTTGACAAAAGGAAG GGACTGTTTGCTCGGCGGAGGCAGCTGCTGTTGACGGAGGGGCCACATCTCTACTATGTAGACCCTGTGAACAAAGTCCTTAAGGGAGAGATCCCCTGGTCTCCAGCGCTGCGTCCAGAGGCCAAGAACTTCAAGACGTTCTTCGTCCACACG CCAAACAGGACCTATTATTTAATGGATCCCAGTGGAAACGCAGACAAATGGTGTAAGAAGATTCAGGAGGTGTGGGGGAAGATTTACCATAACCATCAGACCACGGGAGGACAAGGAGCTGCGGGACGAGTCCTGCTCTGTCAGGACACCTCATGA
- the pdpk1a gene encoding 3-phosphoinositide-dependent protein kinase 1a isoform X1, protein MLFCCAHKQMRTDQLHVGNWGFLHLQDYQLEALECFLFVPSLFELAEARRASLSMVRAQVSSSRQHLVSMETPGGLPGPQTHMPPDPLPSQQHKKGPEDFKFGRIIGEGAFSTVVLARELSTGKEYAIKIVEKVHIRKEKKQHYVKRERDILSGLDHPFVVKLYFTFQDVEKLYFGLSYAKNGDLLQYIRKIGSFDEGCTRFYSAEIVCALQHLHSLGIIHRDLKPENILLNEEMHIQITDFGTAKQFSSDSTPTRANSFVGTAQYVSPELLTRKLACKSSDLWALGCITYQLVAGLAPFRAGNEYLIFQKIIKLEYEFPEKFFSKAKDLVEKLLCLDPAHRLGCEEMGGYGLLRAHVFFEGISWEDLHLQTPPKLTPYLPAMAEDDEDYYSNYDDLLSQFENMEVVSSALPPVLSVPASMFRQRSSSNIEQYIRDLDTNSFELDLQFSSDEKRLLLQKQSTGNPWHQFVGNNLILKMGPVDKRKGLFARRRQLLLTEGPHLYYVDPVNKVLKGEIPWSPALRPEAKNFKTFFVHTPNRTYYLMDPSGNADKWCKKIQEVWGKIYHNHQTTGGQGAAGRVLLCQDTS, encoded by the exons atgttgttttgctgcGCTCACAAACAAATGAGGACTGATCAGCTTCATGTAGGGAACTGGGGCTTCCTCCATTTGCAGGACTACCAGCTCGAGGCATTAgaatgttttctttttgtccCGTCTTTATTTGAGTTAGCAGAAG CCCGGCGTGCCTCCCTCTCCATGGTGAGGGCCCAGGTGAGCTCCAGCCGCCAGCACCTCGTTAGCATGGAGACCCCTGGCGGCCTGCCCggaccccaaacacacatgccGCCCGACCCTCTACCCTCACAACAACACAAGAAAGGACCAGAGGACTTCAAGTTTGGCAGGATCATCGGGGAGGGGGCCTTCTCCACG GTTGTGTTAGCAAGAGAACTGTCAACAGGAAAAGAATACGCAA TCAAGATTGTGGAGAAGGTGCACATTAGGAAGGAGAAGAAACAGCACTAtgtgaaaagagagagggatatCCTGTCAGGGCTGGACCATCCGTTTGTTGTAAAACTCTACTTCACATTTCAAGATGTTGAAAAATTAT ATTTTGGGCTTAGTTATGCAAAGAATGGTGATCTGCTTCAGTACATTCGTAAAATAGGGTCGTTTGATGAAGGCTGTACTAGGTTCTACTCTGCAGAGATAGTGTGTGCTCTCCAACACCTGCATTCACTAGGAATCATTCACAG GGACCTCAAACCAGAAAATATTTTACTGAACGAAGAGATGCACATTCAGATCACTGATTTTGGAACAGCAAAACAGTTTTCCTCCGACAGTACTCCAA caAGGGCAAACTCCTTTGTGGGAACCGCACAATACGTTTCTCCAGAGCTGCTGACCAGAAAGTTGGCCTGTAAGAG tTCGGACCTGTGGGCCCTCGGCTGTATCACGTACCAGCTGGTGGCAGGACTGGCACCTTTCAGAGCAGG GAACGAGTACTTGATATTCCAGAAGATTATTAAACTGGAGTACGAGTTCCCAGAGAAATTCTTTTCTAAAGCCAAGGATCTGGTGGAGAAGCTGTTG TGCTTAGACCCTGCGCACAGGCTGGGCTGTGAGGAGATGGGAGGCTACGGTCTGCTGAGAGCTCACGTCTTCTTTGAGGGCATCTCCTGGGAAGACCTGCACCTCCAGACTCCCCCGAAGCTCACTCCTTACCTACCAGCCATGGCAGAGGATGATGAAGACTACTATAGCAAC TATGATGACCTCCTGAGCCAGTTCGAGAACATGGAGGTGGTGTCTTCTGCGCTTCCACCCGTCCTCTCCGTGCCAGCCTCCATGTTCCGCCAGAGGTCCAGCAGCAATATTGAGCAGTATATCCGTGATCTGGACACCAACTCCTTCGAGTTGGACCTGCAGTTCTCCAGTGATGAGAAACGACTCCTCCTGCAGAAGCAGTCCACTGGGAACCCCTG GCACCAATTTGTTGGAAATAATTTGATACTTAAAATGGGTCCAGTTGACAAAAGGAAG GGACTGTTTGCTCGGCGGAGGCAGCTGCTGTTGACGGAGGGGCCACATCTCTACTATGTAGACCCTGTGAACAAAGTCCTTAAGGGAGAGATCCCCTGGTCTCCAGCGCTGCGTCCAGAGGCCAAGAACTTCAAGACGTTCTTCGTCCACACG CCAAACAGGACCTATTATTTAATGGATCCCAGTGGAAACGCAGACAAATGGTGTAAGAAGATTCAGGAGGTGTGGGGGAAGATTTACCATAACCATCAGACCACGGGAGGACAAGGAGCTGCGGGACGAGTCCTGCTCTGTCAGGACACCTCATGA